The Paenibacillus macerans genome includes a window with the following:
- a CDS encoding lantibiotic immunity ABC transporter MutE/EpiE family permease subunit, which yields MLNLLRAEILKSKRTFARKLACGAPLFFVLFAIVVKILMPDQTIGGWDALLFMVFNWWPVLFVPVGNALLCGLTEAREKKSGAERSLRALPVSPRRLWLAKAAVLAGHTLASSAVLVASVVTAGLLIAEGPVPFTDIAIASAVVWLLSAALIPLHLLVAAWKGTAVSLLLGLAGMFAGVLAASRPYWLLVPWSWPTRLMAPLIGVHPNGVPLPAGDPLLSRAVIPAGFAAAIAFLAITLLLTALWYSRREVR from the coding sequence ATGCTTAACTTGCTTCGGGCGGAAATCTTGAAATCCAAACGCACATTTGCCAGGAAGCTGGCCTGCGGCGCTCCTTTGTTCTTCGTGCTGTTCGCTATCGTCGTCAAAATACTGATGCCCGATCAGACGATCGGCGGCTGGGACGCGCTCCTGTTCATGGTGTTTAACTGGTGGCCGGTGCTGTTTGTGCCGGTCGGGAACGCGCTATTGTGCGGTCTGACGGAAGCACGTGAGAAAAAATCGGGCGCCGAACGCTCCTTGCGGGCGCTGCCGGTTTCGCCCCGGCGTTTGTGGCTGGCCAAAGCGGCTGTTCTGGCCGGCCACACGCTGGCGTCTTCCGCCGTTTTGGTCGCGTCGGTAGTGACCGCGGGCCTGCTGATCGCCGAGGGGCCTGTGCCCTTCACGGACATTGCCATAGCCAGCGCGGTGGTCTGGCTGCTGTCGGCGGCCTTGATTCCGCTGCATTTGCTCGTGGCGGCATGGAAGGGCACGGCCGTCTCGCTCCTGCTCGGTTTGGCCGGAATGTTCGCCGGCGTCCTTGCGGCGTCGCGGCCGTATTGGCTGCTCGTCCCGTGGAGCTGGCCAACCCGCCTGATGGCCCCGCTCATTGGGGTCCATCCGAACGGCGTCCCGCTTCCGGCCGGCGATCCGCTGCTTAGCCGCGCCGTCATTCCGGCCGGGTTCGCGGCTGCGATCGCGTTTCTGGCCATCACCTTGCTCCTGACCGCACTGTGGTACTCCCGCAGGGAGGTACGTTAA
- a CDS encoding lantibiotic protection ABC transporter ATP-binding protein produces MNEVLRTVNLEKRFGRHAAVSGVSLHIRPGTVYGLLGPNGAGKTTTLKMIAGLLRPTSGEIWMNGKLWSRDCLNEIGALIESPALYGNLTARENLLVHTRLLNLPETRIREVLETVGLTGTGRKKASQFSLGMKQRLGIAIALVQNPKLLILDEPTNGLDPLGIQELRELIRSFPARGITVILSSHILTEVEHTADDIGIISGGRLCYEGANRRGSDLEALFMEVVRENQVKEGMGHA; encoded by the coding sequence ATGAATGAAGTTTTACGAACGGTGAATCTGGAAAAACGCTTTGGCAGACATGCCGCCGTTTCCGGCGTGTCGCTTCATATCCGCCCGGGCACGGTGTACGGCCTGCTGGGTCCCAACGGCGCCGGGAAAACGACAACGCTGAAAATGATCGCGGGACTGCTGCGGCCTACCTCCGGCGAAATATGGATGAACGGCAAGCTGTGGAGCCGCGATTGCCTGAACGAGATCGGGGCGCTGATCGAATCGCCGGCGCTGTACGGCAATTTGACGGCCCGCGAAAACCTGCTGGTACACACCCGGCTCCTGAACCTGCCCGAAACGCGGATCCGGGAGGTGCTTGAGACTGTCGGCCTCACCGGTACCGGCCGCAAAAAGGCGTCCCAATTTTCGCTGGGCATGAAACAAAGGCTGGGGATCGCGATCGCGCTTGTGCAAAACCCGAAACTGCTGATTTTGGACGAGCCGACGAACGGGCTTGATCCGCTTGGCATTCAGGAGCTGCGCGAACTGATCCGCTCTTTTCCAGCGCGGGGCATAACGGTGATCCTGTCGAGCCACATCCTGACCGAGGTGGAGCATACCGCCGACGATATCGGCATTATCAGCGGGGGACGCCTGTGCTACGAGGGCGCAAACCGGCGCGGCAGCGATCTGGAGGCGCTGTTTATGGAAGTGGTCCGGGAAAACCAGGTGAAGGAGGGGATGGGCCATGCTTAA
- a CDS encoding DUF6612 family protein, with protein sequence MKKWVTVLLTAILAVSLTACGGEKAAKGGNAEGGAQTPATAETSGNAGAVPTVDELIQKTTEASKGLKSFSMDASVNQNIVVTAGEQKQEQKVDMKMKIDTTKEPLAMYNETQMSIPDSGEQKFEQYVTEEGIFTNATGTWTKLPDDQRDQILASMGQSANLEKQLEQFKAIAGETKVSEEGGEYILAADVSGDSVKELAKTLMSQSGGENEQMAAMLDQMNIKGIKITYGINKETYLPTKTNVEMTMEMSQDGQSVSLEMKMDSTISKHNEVSEIKVPQEVLDSAV encoded by the coding sequence TTGAAGAAGTGGGTCACAGTACTATTGACGGCAATTTTGGCAGTAAGTTTGACAGCATGCGGGGGAGAAAAGGCGGCAAAAGGCGGCAATGCCGAAGGGGGAGCGCAAACGCCGGCAACCGCGGAGACTTCGGGTAACGCTGGAGCCGTACCAACGGTGGACGAGCTGATCCAAAAAACGACGGAAGCCAGCAAAGGGTTGAAAAGCTTCTCGATGGATGCCAGCGTAAACCAAAATATTGTCGTAACCGCAGGGGAACAGAAGCAGGAGCAAAAGGTCGACATGAAGATGAAGATCGACACGACCAAGGAACCTCTGGCCATGTACAATGAAACGCAAATGTCCATCCCGGACAGCGGGGAACAGAAATTCGAGCAATACGTCACCGAAGAAGGCATTTTCACGAATGCTACGGGCACCTGGACGAAGCTGCCGGATGATCAGCGCGATCAAATCTTGGCCAGCATGGGGCAATCGGCTAATCTGGAAAAACAACTGGAGCAGTTTAAGGCGATTGCCGGCGAGACGAAAGTGTCCGAAGAAGGCGGCGAATATATCCTGGCGGCCGACGTGTCCGGCGACAGCGTTAAAGAGCTGGCGAAAACGCTCATGAGCCAGTCCGGCGGGGAAAATGAGCAAATGGCGGCGATGCTGGATCAAATGAACATTAAAGGCATCAAAATTACTTACGGCATAAACAAGGAAACTTATTTGCCGACAAAAACCAATGTCGAAATGACGATGGAAATGAGCCAGGACGGCCAAAGCGTTTCGCTCGAAATGAAGATGGACAGCACGATTTCCAAGCACAACGAAGTTTCCGAAATCAAAGTGCCGCAAGAGGTTTTGGACAGCGCGGTATAA
- a CDS encoding DUF1273 domain-containing protein, producing MKNILVTGYRAHELGIYSNKHKGIPYIRQAIASRLIPLAEEGLEWVITPGQYGVDLWACEAVFGLKRRYPQLKCSIITAYSRQEEKWSEEKQQYYRQILQQVDFFAEASKEPYTGPWQFKARDELLFRKTDGILLVYDEDAGEASPKFFKERALKKQAQDGYAYFSIGAEEIQAIAAEEQSAYIDESPDGSLDGGLDDNLDDGLDGGFDGRVDDRVDRGPR from the coding sequence TTGAAAAATATTCTGGTTACCGGTTACCGGGCGCACGAGCTCGGCATTTACAGCAACAAGCACAAAGGCATCCCCTATATCCGCCAAGCCATCGCCTCCCGGCTCATTCCGCTGGCGGAGGAAGGGCTTGAATGGGTGATTACGCCCGGGCAGTACGGCGTTGACCTGTGGGCCTGCGAAGCCGTGTTCGGCTTGAAGCGGAGATACCCGCAGCTGAAATGCTCCATCATTACGGCGTACAGCCGTCAGGAAGAAAAATGGAGCGAAGAGAAACAACAATACTACCGGCAAATTTTGCAGCAGGTGGACTTTTTCGCCGAGGCGAGCAAAGAGCCGTATACCGGGCCTTGGCAGTTCAAGGCCAGGGACGAGTTGTTATTCCGCAAAACGGACGGCATCCTGCTCGTTTATGACGAAGACGCGGGTGAAGCCAGCCCGAAATTTTTCAAAGAACGCGCTTTGAAAAAGCAGGCCCAAGACGGATACGCCTACTTCAGCATCGGCGCCGAGGAAATCCAGGCGATCGCCGCCGAAGAGCAATCCGCGTATATCGATGAAAGCCCGGATGGCAGCCTTGATGGCGGCCTTGATGACAACCTTGATGATGGCCTTGACGGCGGCTTCGACGGCAGAGTCGACGACAGAGTCGACCGGGGACCTCGATAG